A genomic window from Candidatus Bathyarchaeota archaeon includes:
- a CDS encoding winged helix-turn-helix transcriptional regulator, with protein MTNPENDENERIQILLTLSRGAKSRRNIMKSLHCQPKNCSQIARDVKLDWWTVQRHLQRLMKDRMVKNSSFGNIKYYRLSHNGKEIIRRLSSDDNKELDEQHSIDVDSVSGSSHESGGKLYEFKFESRLGLNWV; from the coding sequence TTGACAAATCCTGAAAATGATGAAAATGAACGAATTCAGATATTATTAACGCTTTCTCGAGGGGCTAAATCGCGAAGAAATATTATGAAATCACTACATTGTCAACCAAAAAACTGTAGTCAAATAGCACGAGATGTAAAACTTGACTGGTGGACTGTCCAGCGGCATCTTCAGCGCTTAATGAAAGATCGTATGGTTAAAAACTCGAGTTTTGGAAATATAAAATATTACAGATTGTCCCACAACGGTAAAGAAATAATAAGAAGACTTTCTTCGGATGATAATAAAGAATTAGATGAACAGCATAGTATAGACGTTGATTCTGTTAGTGGCTCCTCCCATGAATCGGGTGGAAAGTTGTACGAGTTCAAATTTGAGTCAAGGCTGGGTCTGAATTGGGTCTGA
- a CDS encoding aldo/keto reductase yields the protein MNYRKLGSIEWKVSTLGFGCMRLPARRINRLRADTKKSVDVIRYGIDQGINYIDTAWPYHLGDSEKILGEALKEGYRERVFLVTKLPMFMVRNAKHFDKYLTSQMKRLQTDYLDGYLFHALSSSSFEKLIKLNLIKKMEKAKQEGFIHSIGFSFHDTLPVFKQIVDYYPWDLTLVQYNYVDTNVQATTQGIKYAHSKDIAVTVMEPLKGGTLANLPSEAQKIIDSAPIKRSAVDWALQFVWNMPEVSVILSGMNTKEMIDQNCTSADHSGPNSLTEQDLKVVRRLAEVYREKLTVPCTACGYCLPCPEGVNIPQNFACLNNVSLETSRLRRIMAKRAYKKLANTKDKLNKNNLNGNANLCIQCNQCVPKCPQQINIPQQLETVKQKLGNGLI from the coding sequence TTGAATTATAGAAAACTTGGATCTATCGAATGGAAGGTTTCTACTCTTGGATTTGGTTGTATGCGGTTGCCTGCCCGTAGAATTAACAGGTTGCGGGCTGATACTAAAAAGTCTGTAGATGTTATACGGTACGGAATTGACCAAGGAATTAATTACATTGATACTGCATGGCCATATCATCTAGGAGACAGCGAAAAAATTTTGGGGGAAGCCCTAAAAGAAGGCTATCGTGAACGGGTATTTTTGGTTACAAAGTTGCCCATGTTTATGGTTCGTAATGCAAAACATTTTGACAAGTACCTAACAAGTCAGATGAAACGTTTACAGACAGACTATTTGGATGGATATTTGTTTCATGCGTTAAGTTCCAGCTCATTTGAGAAACTAATAAAGTTAAATTTAATTAAAAAAATGGAAAAAGCCAAACAAGAAGGCTTTATTCACAGTATTGGTTTTTCGTTTCATGACACCTTGCCGGTTTTCAAACAAATTGTTGATTATTATCCATGGGACCTAACCCTTGTACAATACAATTACGTGGACACAAACGTGCAGGCTACAACGCAGGGCATAAAGTATGCTCACAGTAAAGACATTGCAGTCACGGTTATGGAGCCCCTCAAAGGTGGAACATTGGCAAATTTGCCGTCAGAAGCTCAAAAGATAATAGATTCAGCTCCAATTAAACGCAGTGCAGTAGATTGGGCGCTGCAGTTTGTGTGGAACATGCCTGAAGTTTCTGTTATTTTAAGCGGCATGAACACAAAAGAAATGATAGACCAGAATTGTACCAGTGCTGACCATTCGGGACCTAATTCGTTGACTGAACAGGACCTAAAAGTAGTAAGAAGGCTTGCTGAAGTTTACCGAGAAAAGCTGACTGTCCCGTGTACTGCATGTGGTTATTGCCTGCCATGTCCAGAAGGGGTTAATATTCCTCAAAATTTTGCTTGTTTAAACAATGTTTCTTTAGAAACCAGCCGCTTACGTCGAATAATGGCAAAACGAGCTTACAAAAAACTAGCCAACACAAAAGACAAGCTCAATAAAAACAACCTCAATGGAAACGCAAATCTTTGCATTCAATGCAATCAATGTGTACCAAAATGCCCCCAACAAATCAATATACCTCAACAATTAGAGACGGTCAAACAAAAACTAGGAAACGGTCTAATTTAA
- a CDS encoding ABC transporter permease, whose amino-acid sequence MRKSARVNSSLAFFKAEVKKVWSRPILELAVVLLAVISFSGIQTLVWVGAQSQSQLGFQELIVNGVSAIMSRQMQPLIILCSILMSLSFARDYEQGLLQSMLSLPISRSSLFATKFLAVILPLTFLSWGFILFFSMLNYYSNPVLVIQFSIVALPIAFLSLLFYGGLATLISLMLKRTIPSALTAMLAGFFFWFITTLDTQTIGNTAGFLFLTPYKAPLVLLDRTIGVRYPPGSFESSLPIWIFATLTVIYALILVFPSFVYFVRRFEVRE is encoded by the coding sequence ATGAGAAAATCAGCGAGAGTTAACTCTAGTTTAGCTTTTTTTAAAGCAGAGGTGAAGAAAGTCTGGAGTAGACCCATCTTGGAACTAGCGGTTGTCTTGCTAGCTGTAATATCATTTTCTGGAATCCAAACTTTAGTTTGGGTAGGAGCTCAAAGCCAATCACAACTTGGATTTCAAGAATTGATAGTTAATGGGGTAAGCGCCATCATGAGCCGACAGATGCAACCTCTTATCATATTATGCTCTATTCTAATGTCGCTGTCCTTTGCAAGAGATTATGAACAAGGGTTATTGCAATCGATGTTGTCTTTACCCATATCTCGTTCCTCACTATTCGCAACGAAATTTCTAGCGGTGATTCTTCCATTAACATTTCTTTCGTGGGGCTTTATCCTTTTTTTCTCAATGCTTAATTATTACTCAAATCCTGTTCTTGTTATTCAATTTTCGATAGTTGCCTTACCTATTGCCTTTTTATCATTGCTTTTTTATGGTGGGTTAGCAACGTTAATTTCATTGATGCTTAAGCGCACTATTCCGTCGGCGTTGACAGCTATGCTCGCGGGTTTTTTCTTTTGGTTTATAACCACCTTAGACACACAAACTATCGGAAATACAGCTGGGTTTCTTTTTTTGACCCCCTATAAAGCACCACTTGTCCTTCTCGACCGGACAATTGGGGTCAGATATCCTCCAGGCTCATTCGAGAGCAGTTTGCCAATATGGATTTTTGCAACTTTAACAGTTATCTACGCCCTTATACTCGTTTTTCCAAGTTTCGTTTATTTTGTCCGGAGGTTTGAAGTCCGAGAATGA
- a CDS encoding SPASM domain-containing protein, with the protein MSTKELRLGKNESSIFLLFLKDQPRDLIGILRKTKAILNFLLVEFQHRLLKPAHVVGFPYYLTIETGNLCPLRCSLCPTGQRKQGLPQGFLSFENYKKIIDELADYILILELYNWGEPFLNKDFFRMVRYARRHNIFVTTSSSLNVFDDQICNDLLHSGLNVLMVSLDGASQETVETYQRGNDFIKVFGNLKQIIKEKRALNLRKPLLQWRFFVTKFNEKELLKAEQLAEDVGVDYLELAKLLCDMSQRFFLDAKSQFENVKKWLPKDQRYSAYSIASGKRKNVIVKDCSSLWTRSVINWDGNVFPCCGVYSEKWSFGNAFTDGFFAIWNNDAYRASRETVAFDKTRKQKKTVCQICAKNKAMQ; encoded by the coding sequence ATGAGTACAAAAGAATTAAGGCTTGGTAAAAACGAGTCCAGCATATTTTTACTATTTCTTAAGGATCAGCCCCGAGACTTGATTGGAATTCTAAGGAAAACAAAGGCAATTCTTAACTTTCTTCTAGTTGAGTTCCAACACCGGTTACTAAAGCCTGCACATGTTGTAGGATTCCCATATTACTTAACAATCGAAACTGGAAACCTTTGCCCATTACGTTGTTCTTTATGCCCAACTGGACAACGAAAACAAGGTTTACCTCAGGGTTTTCTCAGTTTTGAAAACTATAAAAAAATAATTGATGAACTCGCCGATTACATATTAATACTTGAGTTGTACAATTGGGGTGAACCCTTTCTAAACAAGGATTTTTTTAGAATGGTAAGATATGCTAGACGCCACAACATTTTTGTGACTACTAGTTCTAGCTTAAACGTTTTTGATGACCAAATCTGCAATGACCTATTGCATTCTGGCTTAAACGTGTTGATGGTTTCTTTGGATGGAGCAAGCCAAGAAACTGTTGAAACTTATCAACGCGGAAACGATTTCATTAAAGTGTTTGGCAACCTGAAACAGATCATTAAAGAAAAACGGGCTCTTAATCTTCGAAAGCCTTTGTTGCAGTGGAGGTTTTTTGTAACAAAATTCAACGAAAAAGAGTTGCTTAAAGCGGAACAGTTAGCAGAAGACGTAGGTGTTGATTACCTAGAGTTGGCGAAACTTCTTTGTGACATGAGTCAAAGATTTTTTTTAGACGCCAAATCTCAGTTTGAAAACGTGAAAAAATGGTTACCCAAAGACCAACGATATTCTGCATACTCTATAGCTTCAGGGAAACGAAAAAATGTAATTGTCAAAGATTGTTCATCTTTGTGGACTAGATCAGTAATAAACTGGGACGGCAACGTTTTCCCCTGTTGTGGCGTGTACAGCGAAAAATGGAGTTTCGGAAATGCATTTACAGACGGATTTTTTGCAATATGGAATAATGATGCCTATCGGGCTTCACGAGAAACAGTTGCATTTGACAAAACTCGCAAACAAAAAAAGACTGTTTGCCAAATTTGTGCAAAAAATAAAGCCATGCAATAA
- a CDS encoding ABC transporter ATP-binding protein, with the protein MNAISSKVLGEFESVTKQFGSTQALRGLSFKIYPGINGLIGPNGAGKTTTIRLSLGLIKPDTGNADMFGLNCWKESLEIRRRIGILYEKSAFYDSLSGFDQLSLIAKLKGISNPSIEIKRVLRLVELERDAQSRKTGGYSAGMRQRLGFAQALLGEPELVILDEPTSNLDPLGRTKLLNVIKDLSKNGVSFLISSHILPELERVCDNFVLMNKGQKIREGTIEQMLGEKTSKTFVVNVQPADSLLKLLEREKYVETLSMNGVSLYVTVNDVKYFKQRLPLLISQAHASLDEVKVLKEDLESVFKSVIEEDSDEKISES; encoded by the coding sequence GTGAACGCAATTAGCTCCAAAGTTCTTGGTGAATTTGAGTCAGTAACAAAACAGTTTGGTTCAACTCAGGCACTAAGAGGTCTTAGTTTTAAGATATACCCCGGGATTAATGGCCTCATAGGTCCAAACGGGGCTGGTAAAACAACCACGATACGACTGAGTTTAGGGCTAATCAAGCCTGATACTGGGAATGCAGATATGTTTGGATTAAATTGCTGGAAAGAATCCTTGGAAATACGACGCCGAATTGGTATTCTGTATGAGAAAAGCGCCTTTTATGATAGCCTATCAGGCTTTGACCAACTCAGTTTAATTGCTAAGTTGAAAGGAATTTCTAATCCTTCAATTGAAATTAAAAGAGTTTTAAGACTTGTTGAACTTGAAAGAGATGCTCAAAGCAGAAAAACTGGTGGATATTCTGCAGGTATGCGACAGAGGCTTGGGTTTGCGCAAGCGCTTTTAGGTGAACCTGAACTTGTAATTCTAGATGAACCTACATCAAATCTTGACCCGCTGGGACGCACCAAACTACTGAACGTGATAAAAGACCTCAGCAAAAATGGAGTTTCATTTCTAATTTCAAGCCACATATTACCTGAATTGGAAAGAGTCTGCGACAATTTTGTTTTGATGAATAAAGGTCAGAAAATTCGTGAGGGTACAATAGAACAGATGCTTGGTGAGAAAACCTCTAAGACTTTTGTGGTAAACGTACAGCCAGCTGATTCGTTACTGAAGCTCCTCGAACGTGAAAAATATGTCGAAACACTGTCGATGAATGGAGTTTCTTTATACGTTACCGTAAACGATGTTAAATATTTCAAGCAACGTTTACCCTTGCTCATATCTCAAGCACATGCTTCTCTAGATGAAGTAAAAGTTTTGAAGGAAGATTTAGAGTCAGTTTTTAAATCAGTTATTGAGGAGGATTCAGATGAGAAAATCAGCGAGAGTTAA
- a CDS encoding MBL fold metallo-hydrolase, which yields MNNTKTVLIVILVFALFSYNIPLTYPEAETNVTIHFIDVGQGDSIFIDTHEKDVLIDAGSKSATQTVLNYLANLNITHIHLVLATHAHEDHIGGLVGVLNSNITIDTVLYNNQTYTSATYTNFVSAAQPHNLTVAQRGQIYILTQTTNLTVLNPVQPLEFSHQNDNSIVTKLQTGNISFLFTGDAETPAENSMLISSVSSLQCDVLKIGHHGSKTATSQTLLDITNPKYAIISAGLNNKYGHPHNETLQTLETKNVTTYCTINSGSIVIQTTGNDITFLDNPTPIIIPEIPQTLVLLVLAVTLTVAVFCKQKRTKTNNKF from the coding sequence GTGAACAATACAAAAACCGTCCTAATTGTCATACTTGTTTTCGCATTGTTTTCATACAATATTCCATTAACTTACCCCGAGGCTGAAACCAATGTAACTATACACTTTATCGATGTGGGACAAGGGGACAGCATATTCATAGACACCCACGAAAAAGACGTACTCATTGACGCTGGTTCCAAATCAGCAACTCAAACTGTATTGAACTACCTTGCAAATTTGAACATAACCCACATTCATCTAGTCCTCGCAACCCATGCACACGAAGATCACATCGGCGGCCTAGTTGGCGTACTTAACTCAAACATTACCATCGACACAGTTCTTTATAACAATCAAACCTACACTTCTGCAACATACACAAACTTTGTTTCAGCTGCACAACCTCATAATCTCACTGTAGCCCAAAGAGGACAAATCTACATCTTAACACAAACCACAAACCTAACCGTCCTTAACCCCGTTCAGCCCCTTGAATTCAGTCACCAAAACGACAACAGCATCGTAACCAAACTTCAAACCGGAAACATATCCTTTCTTTTCACTGGAGACGCGGAAACCCCAGCTGAGAACAGCATGCTAATTTCCTCTGTAAGCAGCCTTCAATGTGATGTCCTAAAAATTGGACACCACGGAAGCAAAACAGCAACCAGCCAAACTTTACTTGATATAACTAACCCTAAATACGCAATCATAAGCGCTGGACTAAACAACAAATATGGTCATCCTCATAACGAAACCTTACAAACCCTTGAAACAAAAAACGTAACAACCTACTGCACAATAAACTCTGGTTCAATAGTCATACAAACAACAGGAAACGATATAACTTTCCTAGACAACCCAACCCCAATAATTATCCCCGAAATCCCCCAAACCTTGGTGTTGCTAGTTCTAGCAGTAACACTAACCGTTGCAGTCTTCTGTAAACAAAAAAGAACAAAAACAAACAACAAATTCTAA
- a CDS encoding class I SAM-dependent methyltransferase, with translation MQNNKSSDINKWTDEKHVNNYLEKMADNVPHKKEALSVLLEQIPSNVTHVLDLGTGDGRLLWMVLQLNPKAKGVALDFSDPMLKRARKRFENNNSVEIVKHDLNLPLPLNLWKKFDLVISGLAIHHLFDERKKQLYTEIFELLKPNGVFLNMEHVASATPELHQKFLTAVGLTPETDDPSNKLLDVHTQLEWLKQIGYTQVDCQYKWLEIAILTATKP, from the coding sequence ATGCAAAACAACAAGTCATCTGACATTAACAAATGGACAGACGAAAAACATGTCAATAATTACCTTGAAAAAATGGCAGACAATGTTCCGCACAAGAAAGAAGCCCTGTCTGTTTTGTTGGAACAAATCCCATCTAACGTAACTCATGTTTTGGATTTGGGCACAGGGGATGGCAGATTACTGTGGATGGTTTTGCAGTTAAACCCAAAAGCAAAGGGTGTAGCACTAGACTTTTCTGACCCTATGCTAAAGCGTGCCCGGAAACGGTTTGAAAACAACAATTCAGTTGAAATAGTAAAGCACGACCTAAACTTGCCTTTGCCCCTAAACCTTTGGAAAAAGTTTGATTTGGTTATTTCAGGGCTGGCTATTCATCATCTATTTGATGAACGCAAAAAACAATTGTACACAGAAATTTTTGAACTCCTCAAACCCAACGGCGTTTTTCTTAACATGGAACATGTAGCCTCTGCAACTCCCGAGTTGCACCAAAAATTCTTAACAGCAGTAGGGTTAACCCCTGAAACAGACGATCCCTCAAACAAGCTCTTAGATGTACACACCCAACTAGAATGGCTCAAACAAATCGGATACACCCAAGTCGACTGCCAATACAAATGGCTAGAAATCGCAATACTAACAGCAACAAAACCATAA
- a CDS encoding HD domain-containing protein, producing MFFEENLASLNLLVQEHNLRFEKRGSRLILIEQVPRILNNLSTLKEQLKQKYNLRFDWDQKYWYIGHDGIKRLSERKMKCQPSKSVEQLKQQLSDYIRQIRDPNLRSNIEQLLSDFPYYFECPGAKRFHHAYKHGLLEHTVQIIELCFGMINTFDDGIRINPDLVIVGSILHDIGKINCYQFVDGAIDTLPIIAEHDHIVNGIKLASQYINGSQLDQLIHIIASHHKEKNYGSPVTPISNEAWLINTADDLSSKIMG from the coding sequence ATGTTCTTTGAAGAGAATTTGGCAAGCTTGAATCTGCTGGTACAAGAACACAACTTACGATTTGAAAAACGAGGCAGCAGACTAATTCTGATTGAACAAGTACCAAGGATTCTAAACAATCTATCAACATTAAAAGAACAACTTAAACAAAAATACAACCTGCGTTTTGATTGGGACCAAAAATACTGGTACATCGGACACGACGGAATCAAACGCTTATCTGAAAGAAAAATGAAATGCCAACCCTCAAAATCTGTAGAGCAGCTAAAACAACAACTGTCAGATTATATCCGCCAAATCAGAGATCCGAACCTACGAAGCAATATTGAACAATTATTGTCAGATTTTCCATACTATTTTGAATGCCCCGGAGCTAAACGGTTCCATCATGCATACAAACACGGTTTGTTAGAGCACACCGTACAGATAATTGAGCTGTGTTTTGGCATGATAAACACTTTTGATGACGGCATTCGAATAAATCCAGATTTAGTAATTGTAGGTAGCATTTTGCATGACATAGGAAAAATCAACTGCTACCAGTTTGTAGACGGCGCAATAGATACCCTGCCTATAATCGCAGAACACGACCACATAGTAAACGGAATAAAACTAGCTAGCCAATACATCAATGGTTCGCAACTTGACCAACTAATCCACATTATTGCTAGCCACCACAAAGAAAAAAACTACGGCTCCCCGGTAACCCCAATATCGAATGAAGCATGGTTAATCAATACGGCAGATGACCTATCATCAAAAATAATGGGATAA
- a CDS encoding NTP transferase domain-containing protein: protein MREAIILAGGEGWRLKPATWVPKPLLKINNKTLIDHQITWLRSHGFDNIIVASNRSDLTKEPVKYSIEEESLGTGGATRKAFQDVKGKVAYVMNVDDLVFYDPNELFDYAGKGAGLLLAKPQIPFGKVTLANGIDVIRFQARQTLDFYVSTGHYVFKRSVVESLFPETGDFEFTAMQRIADKKSLQGYTYHGMWFTLNTMKDLMDIRRFFKE, encoded by the coding sequence TGGAGGAGAAGGTTGGAGGTTAAAACCTGCAACTTGGGTTCCTAAACCACTTTTGAAAATTAATAACAAAACTTTGATTGACCATCAGATTACTTGGCTTCGTTCACATGGTTTTGATAACATTATCGTAGCATCAAACCGTTCTGACCTAACTAAAGAGCCTGTTAAATATTCGATAGAAGAAGAAAGTCTAGGCACAGGTGGAGCAACACGCAAAGCTTTCCAAGACGTCAAAGGAAAAGTAGCATACGTAATGAATGTAGACGATCTCGTATTTTATGATCCCAACGAATTGTTTGATTATGCAGGAAAAGGAGCAGGGCTATTATTAGCTAAACCTCAAATTCCCTTTGGAAAAGTAACCTTAGCTAACGGTATAGATGTTATCCGTTTTCAGGCAAGACAAACCCTTGATTTTTACGTTAGCACTGGACATTACGTGTTCAAACGAAGTGTCGTAGAATCCCTGTTCCCTGAAACAGGAGATTTTGAATTTACAGCAATGCAACGAATAGCAGACAAAAAGTCACTTCAAGGATACACATACCATGGCATGTGGTTTACTCTGAACACAATGAAAGACCTAATGGATATTCGCAGATTCTTCAAAGAGTAA
- a CDS encoding AbrB/MazE/SpoVT family DNA-binding domain-containing protein, translating to MYCVTVSCILSFFPSFIPIILYLLFLQNKTGTTSCRTKSSKVSKITSNRQVTIPKEIMKRLKLKTGDKIVWIQQNNNITIKKGKIISEE from the coding sequence ATTTACTGTGTAACTGTCAGTTGTATTCTTTCCTTTTTTCCTTCTTTCATTCCAATTATTCTTTACCTTCTTTTCCTTCAAAATAAAACAGGTACAACATCATGCCGGACCAAATCATCAAAAGTAAGCAAAATCACATCCAACCGACAAGTAACAATCCCCAAAGAAATCATGAAACGCCTCAAACTAAAAACAGGCGACAAAATAGTCTGGATACAACAAAACAACAACATCACAATCAAAAAAGGAAAAATAATATCTGAAGAGTAA
- a CDS encoding ArsR family transcriptional regulator, translating to MRRSRMETHLEILKILAQKRSLKLTELMYETNTNCSVLKEHLKFLVRKELIVENSLKNKNIVYDVTEQGLMVLKHFNELETILSKTKTKPVKIQTIL from the coding sequence ATGCGCAGATCAAGAATGGAAACCCACTTAGAAATCTTAAAAATTTTGGCTCAAAAGCGTAGCCTAAAACTCACTGAATTAATGTATGAAACCAACACAAACTGCAGTGTCCTTAAAGAACACCTAAAATTTTTAGTTCGAAAAGAACTCATTGTAGAAAACAGCCTAAAAAACAAAAACATAGTCTACGATGTAACCGAACAAGGATTGATGGTACTAAAGCACTTCAACGAACTCGAAACAATATTATCAAAAACAAAAACTAAACCCGTAAAAATTCAAACAATCCTCTAA
- a CDS encoding flavodoxin family protein has product MKILALIGSPRQGGNTDLLVNRLLDGAKSNGYDTEKLYLYDYNISLCTDCRNCKKGDYVCCINDEMSTFYDAMESADVIVFGTPIYWYGPTAKMKMLIDRMRPFVENKKLAGKRAVIVSPSAEGPVACEPMQDMFERMFVYIKVKLAGTVFGKAYNKGDITKDQTELGKAYTLGASL; this is encoded by the coding sequence ATGAAAATTTTAGCTTTAATTGGCAGCCCCAGACAAGGGGGCAACACCGATTTGCTGGTAAACAGGCTGCTAGACGGAGCTAAATCAAATGGATACGATACCGAAAAGCTGTACTTGTATGATTACAACATTTCTTTGTGTACTGACTGCCGAAACTGCAAAAAAGGGGATTACGTTTGCTGCATCAACGATGAAATGTCAACGTTTTATGACGCCATGGAATCTGCAGATGTTATTGTTTTTGGTACTCCGATTTATTGGTATGGACCTACCGCGAAAATGAAAATGTTGATTGATCGTATGCGGCCATTTGTTGAGAACAAAAAGTTAGCAGGAAAACGTGCTGTTATCGTTTCTCCATCTGCGGAAGGACCAGTTGCATGTGAACCGATGCAGGACATGTTTGAACGAATGTTTGTATACATCAAGGTCAAACTTGCAGGTACAGTTTTTGGTAAAGCATACAATAAAGGCGATATTACAAAAGACCAAACAGAATTAGGCAAGGCTTACACTCTTGGAGCATCTTTGTAG